In Danaus plexippus chromosome 6, MEX_DaPlex, whole genome shotgun sequence, a single window of DNA contains:
- the LOC116778983 gene encoding uncharacterized protein LOC116778983 — MAQTAGVKPMTITGRVASERERCLGMTDVERAWRKQWLQDQILSSNEPVHVEEYWRERTNPIRRFYRKPLDVIFSSLTPVLGASRAADYRYIAGKLGLMAAGALCIHYYFKYNGNNWTKKGGWRTVKTKPMVLPGQPGFPFKSDRTKDSDYADRGFSKSPLHAK, encoded by the exons ATGGCTCAAACAGCGGGCGTAAAGCCCATGACCATAACCGGACGGGTTGCGTCCGAAAGGGAAAGATGTCTTGGCATGACTGATGTTGAACGGGCCTGGCGAAAGCAATGGCTGCAAGATCAGATCTTATCCTCAAACGAGCCAGTACATGTAGAAGAATATTGGAGAGAACGTACCAACCCTATTCGTAGATTTTACCGCAAACCTTtagatgtaatattttcaagtcTCACTCCTGTACTG GGAGCAAGTCGAGCTGCTGATTACCGATACATTGCTGGGAAACTTGGCTTAATGGCTGCGGGTGCTCTATGTATccattactattttaaatacaacggCAAT aattggACTAAGAAAGGAGGTTGGCGTACAGTAAAAACTAAGCCAATGGTATTGCCAGGACAACCTGGCTTTCCATTTAAATCGGACCGCACTAAGGATTCTGATTATGCAGATAGAGGTTTTAGCAAATCACCTCTTCATGCTAAGTAA
- the LOC133320866 gene encoding mitogen-activated protein kinase p38b-like isoform X1: MPRYHTVEINKTEWIVPERYQMLTPVGSGAYGQVCSAIDTVHNMKVAIKKLARPFQSAVHAKRTYRELRMLKHMNHENVIGLLDVFTPEKNLEDFQQVYLVTHLMGADLNNIVRTQKLSDDHVQFLIYQILRGLKYIHSAGIIHRDLKPSNIAVNEDCELKILDFGLARPTETEMTGYVATRWYRAPEIMLNWMHYNQTVDIWSVGCIMAELLTGRTLFPGTDHIHQLNLIMEVLGTPAHEFMQKISSESARNYIQSLPTLKRRDFREVFRGANPLAVNLLELMLELDADKRVTAEQALAHEYLSQYADPTDEPVSAPYDQSFEDMDLPVDKWKELVWKEVVEFKPHPQHMNTVIEVNPS; this comes from the exons ATGCCTCGATATCATACAGttgagataaataaaacagaatggATTGTACCCGAAAGATATCAAATGCTTACACCTGTAGGTTCTGGCGCTTACGGCCAAGTttg CTCAGCCATAGACACTGTACATAACATGAAAGTCGCTATAAAGAAATTAGCAAGACCATTTCAGTCTGCTGTACATGCTAAGAGAACTTACAGAGAACTGAGAATGTTAAAACACATGAACCATGAAAATGTTATCG gCCTTCTAGATGTGTTCACTCCAGAAAAGAATCTGGAGGATTTTCAGCAAGTGTACTTAGTTACTCACTTGATGGGAGCGGACTTGAATAATATCGTCCGCACTCAGAAGTTATCCGATGATCACGTACAATTCCTCATCTATCAGATACTAAGAGGCCTAAAGTATATACACTCCGCCGGTATTATTCATAGG GACTTGAAACCTTCCAATATTGCTGTGAATGAAGACTgcgaattgaaaatattagattttggCCTTGCACGGCCTACTGAGACTGAAATGACAGGCTATGTCGCCACAAg GTGGTATAGGGCACCAGAGATCATGTTAAACTGGATGCACTACAATCAGACTGTAGATATTTGGTCGGTTGGATGCATTATGGCTGAACTTCTTACTGGCAGGACATTATTTCCTGGTACAGATC ATATTCATCAGTTAAACTTGATAATGGAGGTTCTTGGTACACCGGCTCATGAGTTCATGCAGAAAATATCATCAGAGTCA GCTCGTAACTACATCCAGTCTTTACCGACGTTGAAGAGGCGTGATTTCCGCGAGGTGTTCCGCGGTGCCAACCCGTTGGCCGTCAACCTTCTCGAACTTATGCTGGAGCTGGACGCTGACAA GCGTGTGACAGCTGAGCAGGCGTTGGCCCACGAATATCTATCGCAGTACGCCGACCCCACAGACGAGCCGGTCTCCGCTCCTTACGACCAGAGCTTCGAGGACATGGACCTGCCGGTCGACAAGTGGAAAG
- the LOC133320866 gene encoding mitogen-activated protein kinase 14-like isoform X2: MPRYHTVEINKTEWIVPERYQMLTPVGSGAYGQVCSAIDTVHNMKVAIKKLARPFQSAVHAKRTYRELRMLKHMNHENVIGLLDVFTPEKNLEDFQQVYLVTHLMGADLNNIVRTQKLSDDHVQFLIYQILRGLKYIHSAGIIHRDLKPSNIAVNEDCELKILDFGLARPTETEMTGYVATRWYRAPEIMLNWMHYNQTVDIWSVGCIMAELLTGRTLFPGTDHIDHLTRILFLCGKPEQDTIDKIISEEARNYIQSLPTLKRRDFREVFRGANPLAVNLLELMLELDADKRVTAEQALAHEYLSQYADPTDEPVSAPYDQSFEDMDLPVDKWKELVWKEVVEFKPHPQHMNTVIEVNPS; encoded by the exons ATGCCTCGATATCATACAGttgagataaataaaacagaatggATTGTACCCGAAAGATATCAAATGCTTACACCTGTAGGTTCTGGCGCTTACGGCCAAGTttg CTCAGCCATAGACACTGTACATAACATGAAAGTCGCTATAAAGAAATTAGCAAGACCATTTCAGTCTGCTGTACATGCTAAGAGAACTTACAGAGAACTGAGAATGTTAAAACACATGAACCATGAAAATGTTATCG gCCTTCTAGATGTGTTCACTCCAGAAAAGAATCTGGAGGATTTTCAGCAAGTGTACTTAGTTACTCACTTGATGGGAGCGGACTTGAATAATATCGTCCGCACTCAGAAGTTATCCGATGATCACGTACAATTCCTCATCTATCAGATACTAAGAGGCCTAAAGTATATACACTCCGCCGGTATTATTCATAGG GACTTGAAACCTTCCAATATTGCTGTGAATGAAGACTgcgaattgaaaatattagattttggCCTTGCACGGCCTACTGAGACTGAAATGACAGGCTATGTCGCCACAAg GTGGTATAGGGCACCAGAGATCATGTTAAACTGGATGCACTACAATCAGACTGTAGATATTTGGTCGGTTGGATGCATTATGGCTGAACTTCTTACTGGCAGGACATTATTTCCTGGTACAGATC ATATTGACCATCTCAcaagaatattgtttttgtgcGGGAAACCAGAACAGGATACCATAGACAAAATTATAAGTGAAGAG GCTCGTAACTACATCCAGTCTTTACCGACGTTGAAGAGGCGTGATTTCCGCGAGGTGTTCCGCGGTGCCAACCCGTTGGCCGTCAACCTTCTCGAACTTATGCTGGAGCTGGACGCTGACAA GCGTGTGACAGCTGAGCAGGCGTTGGCCCACGAATATCTATCGCAGTACGCCGACCCCACAGACGAGCCGGTCTCCGCTCCTTACGACCAGAGCTTCGAGGACATGGACCTGCCGGTCGACAAGTGGAAAG